A DNA window from Kitasatospora atroaurantiaca contains the following coding sequences:
- a CDS encoding phage tail protein, whose translation MADDDPAVSVCFIVKIDDFSLGAFNSCEGLGCEVVMEQREEGGNNGYVWQLPSRIKYSNIKLTRPVTKDTEKVTRWIAGMVSGVTRKTGQISAMTADGRVVARWSLMDVVPVRWQGPSLSPENAKVATETLEIAHHGFLDSGRG comes from the coding sequence ATGGCCGACGACGACCCGGCGGTGAGCGTGTGCTTCATCGTCAAGATCGACGACTTCAGCCTCGGGGCGTTCAACAGCTGCGAGGGTCTGGGCTGCGAGGTGGTGATGGAGCAGCGTGAGGAGGGCGGCAACAACGGTTACGTGTGGCAACTGCCGTCCCGGATCAAGTACTCCAACATCAAGCTCACCCGTCCGGTGACCAAGGACACCGAGAAGGTCACCCGGTGGATCGCCGGGATGGTCTCCGGTGTCACGCGCAAGACCGGCCAGATCAGCGCGATGACGGCGGACGGCAGGGTCGTCGCCCGCTGGAGCCTGATGGACGTGGTCCCGGTCCGCTGGCAGGGGCCTTCGCTGAGCCCGGAGAACGCGAAGGTCGCCACGGAGACGCTGGAGATCGCGCATCACGGCTTCCTCGACTCCGGTCGCGGCTGA